The Asterias amurensis chromosome 19, ASM3211899v1 genomic interval cactattggtaattgtcaaagaccagtcttctcaccttatacttggtgtatctcaacatatgcataaataacaaacctgtgaaaattttagctaaaattggtcgtcgaagttgcgagagaataatttaAGAACAAACGCCCTTGTGaacaagctgtgtgctttcagatgtttaatTTCAATACCTCAatatcttattctgaggtctcgaatcaaattaaaatattttagtgagaaattgcttcCTTCTAAAAAatatgtgttatactatcaacagctctctaatactcgttaccaagtaaggtacaattattttgagtaattaccaatagtgtccagtgcgtttaaaaggaaggtacacgtttggtaattactcaaaacaaatattaactcaaaaactgacttggtaacgagcattggggagctgttcatagtataaaacattgtgagaaacggctccctcggaagtagcACAGAGTTTGAAatagaggtattttctcactaaaataataaaagacttctatagctagaagtcttttatttctatcggaaagaacacaaattcgtccaacaaggtttttttttctttcatcattttctcccaactccgatgactaattcagctcaaactttcacaggtttgttattttatgcatatgatgagatacaccaagtgagaacactggtctttgacaattaccaatagtgtaccttcccttaaaaacaTAACTCGATTTTCTCAGTAATGTCTTGGGGATAGTGAGTCACAGCTATTATAGAAGAATTGTAATGCTGATGTTGGGCCCTTTTtcagttcttaaaaaaaaaagacttgggAGCAAATTCTTAAGCAATCATTCAAGACGTGTTCATGTCTTATTTCAATATTAGGTTTcgagaaatttattttcaagtCTTGTTGTTTACCGTCATTACGATCATTGCTTAAGATTGTTGACattctttgaatcaagataaggtgcATTCTGTGTGATGGTGACGTAGATGTTGACCCCAGTTGACCCCTCTCAAGCTCCGAATAGAGTGAGATAAGATAAGCTGAAATTATTTTCGCGGGGCTTCAGGCGAAACTTCGATACTGGCAATTTATATGATCATCCTGTTCTTATAATTTATGCCGACAGGAGCATAGTTGAGCGTTTTCGAAAAGCAGTTGTGATCGAGCATGAGCTATTAATTCATGACCTTATACATTCCAACTGCTTTAGAGGCCGTAAGTGCTTCACATTGGCGTACATGACTTTATCAAGCCATCGGACCAGACGTTTCATGAACCATAACTTATTAAGCCACAATTGTTGTGGTGTATTGTATTTTATGAATTattaatttaacaattcattcAACTACGCGACCCCAAACAGGAAGTTAAAACTAAACAATAACTACTTCTGAACCGGTGGTTGCCGAATAAGGGTCCTATATCAGATGTTTCAATTCGAATGTTAATGGTAGATTCCGAATCAGGTTTcaaatctaatttaaagattATCTTCAGGTTTTTATAAGCACATAGAGCAAAATAATTACAACGGCTCCTCAAGGTACGTGGAAGGTTATCTTTCTCAAAGTATGGCTGATTTTAGATATctcttttttgattttgtgaATCTATTGCCTTCTCAGTGCGGTGCCCGTTGGTATCGGATCTACACCGTGTATCGTGTGGTGATTGCAGTATACCAGCTTTCATGGAACATTGTCATTCCAATCATATGGGGGCACCCTGACTTCTACCGAAACCAAGTGGATAGCAAATCAAAATGGATCATCTACCTGTCTAACTGGTCCTTCTGCGTCCTGACTCTGTATCTTGTGTCGGCGGCTGTTTCATGTTTACTCTACAAGCGACAAACGCAAGTACATGGTAAGTCAACGGCTTTTTGATgataagggccttgtcacacactAGGTatcttttacaggcaacttggaggcaaccaactgcagtgcttaccataggaccactttggtagcacttTGCAAACTATGTCTTACGATCCGTGAGAAAGGTATTATGAACGTTAAAATGTGAATGGCTTCTCTTCTtgaagattgcctggaactggttgcctgtaaattgcctcgtgtgatgGCCTAACGGTCCAAGCATGAAATCAAATCAATTATGCGCATGACGTCATTTGAATAGGGCGCCCTCAGCTGGAGGTCAAAGAAAGGTTGTTCATTGTCCCATCAATCCAGTGCGTTGAGTGTACACAGGTGTCACTGtctattgttttattataatcGTCTTAACTCTAAGCTGGTGGCTTGATGACGTCAATTCACAGTTTCTTGGAGACGTTGCTAAACACAAGTCCAATGAGGGTAACAACAATTAACTAGTTTATTTGCACCAAGAAGTGGGTTCTtggtgtttaaagacactggacactgttggtaattgtctaagaccagtcttctaatttggtgtatcttaacatatgcataaaataacaaaccggtgaaaatttgagctcggtcgtcgaagtggcgagataatattgaaagaaaaaacacccctgtcacacgaagttgtgcgctttcagatgcttgatttcgagacctcaatttctaaatctgaggtttcgaaatcaaattcgtggaaaattacttctttctagaaaaatactccacttcagagggagtcgtttctcacaatgttttatactaccattaacctctccccattactcgttaccaagtgaggttttatgctaataattattttgagtagttaccaatagtgtccactggctttaagtacAGGGCTCACTCAGCCAGaagttcttttaaaaaaaacagtatctAAACCTGAATGTGATTTATGAAGTCGGCAACGCATCCTCATAGAAACATCACACTAATTTTTTacagagaagacaatgaagaaatttcagttttagacgtgggaggaCTAAGCCCACGCAACACAATTAGGCTTTGGGCCGGGCTGGACCCGGAGGTCCAGAGGTGAAATTcagggacagaaaccactgagtcAACCTATTAATCAtgatatataaaataatgtacaaaataaattatttgttttcctcgGTTTTTATTAGATGAAACACAGCTCTCAGCTGCAGACGACACGCCACAAGACGGACCGACCGAAGGGGGCGCCCTGTTACCATGGTATTTCAAAGTGACATGGATCCTTCAAAACATAACATACAGTGCATGCGCATTCGTCACCGTCGGCTATTGGTTCATTGAATTCAAACCTGGCTCAACAATCGTCCAGATATTCACCATTCACGTCCACGGTGTAAGTTTCCTCTTTGGGCTAGTGGACGTGGTGCTAGTCTCCAACCCAATCCGCTTTCTTCACTTTGTCTACGTGTATCTCTACTTTCTTCTCTATCAGATTTTCGCGCTCATTTACTACAAATCAGGGGGGACCAACCCCTATGGAGAAACGCACCTCTACAAGGGTTTTATCGACTGGGAGAACTCGCCTGCCACATCGCTGATCGTGTTGTTGGTCGGTACCGTTTTAATCGCTGCGTGTTTCCACGGTGTTTTTTTCGGGTTGGCAAAAATCAAATGTGCGATTATCAAACGATAGAAAAGTCTAGCTGTTATCGGACTCTAAAAATAAAGAACTGAAAGGGGCGTGGTAAAAGAAAGTTACAAAATGTGACGTCACTTGTAGAAGGAGCAATAGGGCCTGACGTCTTTCAGGCATGTACAAGTAAAGTTTTTAGAGATTGTACAGTTTGTGCCGAAGTTTGGCTTCCAAGAAAGTGAGGCATATCTcataaaacaagtttaaccAGATTTAATGTTTACAATTATTCTTACTtttaggtttaaaggcagtggacactattggtaaatactcaaaataattattagcataaaaccttacttggtaacgagtaatggggagaggttgatggtttaaaacattgtgagaaacggcaccctctgaagtgccatagttttcgagaaagaagtaaatttccacgaatttgatttcgagacctcagatttagaacttgaggtcacgaaatcaatcatctaaacgcacacaacttcgtgtgacaagggtgttttttctttcattattagctcgcaagttcgatgaccgattgagctcaaattttcacaggtttgttgttttatgcatatgttgagatacaccaagtgagaagacttttctttggcaattaccaatagtgtccactgcctgtaagggAAAAATAGTCCCATTAGTGTCTTGTTGTCTGcgagatttaaaaaaagaaaagaagaaaaaaaaagagcttTCCATTATGATCTCATTTATGTTAAATTGCATTAAACCAAGTAGGCCTCGGATCAATAATTAAGCcgtgtttgatttatttttttaactattttgtCTCAACTTTTCTTGTAAAAGTTGCGTCCTGCTAGAGGGTATatacttgtggacaagtcgttaaatgtctttCACGGTGATACACAGGCGAATCCgtgtccaccccccccccccccccagccctcTCTATCTACTCTCTCAACTAAGCGAGACTGCTGCCTTGGGCGAGACTACTGATCTCACGACCAAGGTCCCATCGCGACAGACATTATAAATGCGACTGTTCACTTATTAGCTACCggaatctcggtagtctagttggtaagacactgctctagaattgcaagggtcgtacgtgggttcgaatcccacccgagtaacatgcctgtgatattgttttcacagaactcgggaaagtactgagtatacagtgctaacacacatcggtgtatgggtaaaaaccaaaaataacagCGAGAAGGTTGTTTTGGCCGTCGTCGTGAAGCCATTGGAGAAGGGCGCCACCACGCATCGGTGCCCCGTCAGACGTTGCCTGTGGgttgtttattgtttacgcTACCGTGGTGATAGAATTGAACGGGCTCTATTCGCGCTGAACAATCTCGAGTGTTTGCTATGGTATGGAGACCAATAAGTAACTGGCCCACTCGGCCACCCGTGACACAAAGAGCATAGAAAACACATTCACCATTGACCCATAAATTTCCGTTCTCCAACCCCGTTTAAATGATTGCTTCCAGATTGACCTGATGGTAGCATAAGCCTATATAGTAGGCCTATAGTCACCACTTCTTTACATACAGTAGCTATAGTCATGGAGGTTATTCCTgcatctacctccatggtaaagTATACTGTAGGTGGCATCCAAAAAAGGCTAAAAACGAAAGCAGGATACCGAATGTGTGTTCGATACTTTAGCACGCACTAGCTCCTGACTATTATTCACTTTCCTTTGTGTTGTGTTCCTGAATCGATTCCCCCCAAAGAATACCCACTAGCTATCCAACAATACAGAAGGTCTCCCTCAAACCCAGAAGCATTATAATAGATCCTTACCCATGTAATAATCCATCAAAAGAAGGCTTTCAGTTGAGGAATTATGACCAGAAGCGCAGCAACTGGGGGTCCATTTTTTGTCAGTTCTTCCTATAGTTATGACCAAAAGTAAATAGCAAACCTCGTTACATGTTGGAATTAACACAAGTGCTCTCCATGCGGTTTCTTATAAACACTTGATGGTTTTAATCAAGTAGCGAGTTAAGAGGAATTCGAGAGTATAAGTCACCGAGTAAATATTGGTGTCATCCGGAGTGGATCAACCCGTGTTTAAGCGTCTATCTCCCCGGGCGTTCGGCTCAGACGAGCACCCCGATTCATCAGGATTTACCGGAGTTTTTGATAATGTTGGAACAACCTGTGATAAAGCAGTGTAGACGTTACTAAAGAGTGAGTAAAACTTCTTATTTGTTTAACATACATTTTGGACAGTTATGGACCGTAACCTACCACCACTTgttcattcgttatgaaataaagTAGGCATGAAATAGTATGTCATTtacctataaaaaaaataatatttcttttggtaaaaaattgtgaaaaatgtGTGGCAGGACACGAAAAGTTGcgaatttatttttgtaatgatatattttgtatttgtttgtttatttagacAGGGTTACTTAATCACAGTATACTCACTAAACCCCAAACTGTGTAGAAACGGTATCAAGTAATAAGTAAAATAGAGAGCAATAAGAAAATCAACGAATCAAAGTTAGAGAAAAAtcagttttatttgttaaacaaaaacaaaatacttacAAAGGCtagaataaataatattttacaaTTATGTTAAACACGTCAAAACAGCAGGGCTTATGAAAATTAAACGGCAAGATTTGGGCTTATCAAAATCAATgtcggtcacttcgtacccaagtcacttcgatcaaaatcaaaatcaaatcattGATCAAAATCAATacacaaattaaatatttttatttatttaaaaccaTACAAGGgaattttgttgacaaacaaattaagaattgGATGTTGCAAAATCTTACTAACAGAAATAACCTTTTCACAATTCGGAAGATGGGCTCACAAAAGTGCGTTCcgaatttttcattttttttatattctacaTAATGTAACTCTTTAGGGGaaaatgtttttctgtattattttattttgtcacaaaatactttacaaattgtgaattttagaccgaagaaaaataattattagcataaaaccttacttggtgacgagtaattgggagaggttgatggtataaaacattgtgagaaacggcaccctctgcaGTGCCAttatagttttagagaaagaagaaattttccacgaatttgatttcgagacctcagatttagaatttgaggtctcgaaatcaaacatctaaacgcacacaacttcatttgacaagggtgttttttctttcattattttctcgcaacttcgactaccaaatgagctcaaatgttcacaggtttgttagtttgtgcatatgttgagatacaccaagtgaaaagactggtctttgacaattacaggAAGGGAAATGTCGTGTCACATTCAATTCTGTGACTTACTTTCCTATCTGATCCCAACGTGAgtgttaaaatggtgtaaattgccTTCAAAATATGTTACCCTTCCGATTGTCAACATCTAAAAAACATCCAATGACATCACATTCTAAGAAAACTGGGTCTGTAATTTTGTGTACAGGGTTTCTTTGTTTAATTAATGACTCTTTATTAGAGCGAAATACTTATACATGAAGGTTTTGGTTTTCAAAAACTGATTGGTCTTTATCATTCAAAAGAGGAATTTTTCGCAATTACAAATGTCACAGTCAATGCCGTTTTGATTGAATACTGAAAGCCAGAAATGTTTATGAAAGCCACAATGCTTTGGATATTGCCAGATCCAGTACAATGTCAATTTACATAATTTGAAAGGTTAGAGACTTTTTCCTCACTTTATATATTGTGCGACCCACAATCAAAAACACACTGTGAGTTTGAACAGTGAAATCTACTGAGAtataatttaaaataactttctAAAATCGATATAGGGCAGATTGATAAGGAATATTACCAATAAGGCTTATAGCTCACTGGATAAGTGAGCTATACATTACTTTTATAATTCCGTACTTTggaacattttgtaaattgacATTGTACTGGATCTGGCAATATCCAAAGCATTGTGGCTTTCATAAACATTTCTGGATTTCAGTTTTCAATCAAAACGGCATTGACTGTGACATTTTGTTATTGCGAAATATTCCTCTTTTGAATGAGAAGACCAATCAGTTTTTGAAAACCAAAACCTTCATCACAAAATTAGACTTGACATGAGTTCATTAATGCTCTTGAAGAGTAGGTCTACGTGATGTGGACGTTTTGTAATGCTAGATGGCAGCATACCTTTTaggtaaagaaaagaaaacctcGTTCTTAGGAATTTGCGTATAATGATGCTCAAAATTACGCAATAAATTTAAGTTTCGTgtttgtctgctgccacctagcgtttcaaagtctcaCCTTGAaccagtccttaaaaaaaaacctccatgAGGTTGGTACGCTTGATTTGTATATACCTGTTCAATTTCAATTTAAACTTTCTCTTAATTAGCTACAAATCGACTTCTCTATAATGCTCAAAACTATATAcgcaaaataatttaaattccATGCATGCCATtctactgccacctagcattccaaaCTCCCCAGTCCTCATAAATATCCCCATGAGGGTTTGAATTTTCGATTGACAATAATATAACTGTTCACTTTAAAATTTCGGTTAATTAGCTACAAATCGACTCCCCTCTAATGCTCAAAATAACGCAAAATAGTTGAAAATGTATGCAATTCTACTGCCACATTCTATATAGCGTTCCAAACTCTCCATCTGTTATAAATATCTCCCATGAGATTTTGCACATTATTTGATTGGCATATAACTATTCATTTTAAACTCTCGGTTAAATAGCTACAAATCGACTCCTCGATTCCATGCCAGAAATTACGCAAAATAGTTCAAATGTTATGCCGTtctactgccacctagcgttc includes:
- the LOC139951394 gene encoding protein rolling stone-like — its product is MESLRKEFQLQNLGFGGVPASLFTSQKCGARWYRIYTVYRVVIAVYQLSWNIVIPIIWGHPDFYRNQVDSKSKWIIYLSNWSFCVLTLYLVSAAVSCLLYKRQTQVHDETQLSAADDTPQDGPTEGGALLPWYFKVTWILQNITYSACAFVTVGYWFIEFKPGSTIVQIFTIHVHGVSFLFGLVDVVLVSNPIRFLHFVYVYLYFLLYQIFALIYYKSGGTNPYGETHLYKGFIDWENSPATSLIVLLVGTVLIAACFHGVFFGLAKIKCAIIKR